The following coding sequences lie in one Rutidosis leptorrhynchoides isolate AG116_Rl617_1_P2 chromosome 4, CSIRO_AGI_Rlap_v1, whole genome shotgun sequence genomic window:
- the LOC139841364 gene encoding uncharacterized protein, with product MESVFHLSNCGEADKVKYVTGNLSGGALTWWTAYAGTVGWTPALAIPWETLKTMLAGKYFPRNQVQKFEVEFWVLRMKNLEVEEYNNRFLELAALCPSMVTPESKKIEKKFEPTQGASQNSNKKIGDITKNGYVGTKPQCKRCNKHHHGLCTAKCGRCKRIGHSTENCRVTLPATNTTPTVPTCFGCGEKGHYRNNCPKNKTATTDTAKGRAFVMTVEEAWNDDDVITGTFLVNNYYASVLFDTGANRSYVSIEFCTLFDEKPQTLDTKCLVEMANGKFVKVDRIYKECNLTLANKTFKVDLMPVELGSFDVVLGMDWLSPMKVGIQCFDTTINIPLETGEILVIQGDKGGSKLNLISCIKTRKYLMKGCQAILAHIKEVKPDERRIEDVPVVKDFPEVFPDELLGLPPQRQTVQFLGHVVDSNGIHVDPAKITAIQNWETPKNAKHIQSNNTNSPSQQLNSPLHINPSATAQTNPSPLIPPTRSMTTRSMSGIFKPKIPLNLSTSTFISPLPSNPKQALDDPNWYSAMTDEYRALIDNKTWILVPRKPNMNVIM from the exons atggaatctgtgTTTCATCTGAGTAATTGCGGTGAAGCTGACAAGGTCAAGTATGTTACTGGAAATCTATCTGGTGGAGctctaacttggtggactgcttatgctggTACAGTTGGATGGACTCCTGCCCTAGCCATACCCTGGGAAACATTAAAAACTATGCTGGCTGGCAAGTATTTTCCCAGGAATCAAGTTCAGAAATTTGAAGTCGAATTTTGGGTGTTGAGAATGAAAAATCTTGAAGTTGAGGAATACAACAACCGATTTCTGGAGCTAGCTGCTCTATGCCCTAGTATGGTTACTCCTGAGAGCAAGAAGATTGAAAA AAAGTTTGAACCTACTCAAGGTGCAAGCCAGAATTCAAACAAGAAGATTGGTGATATTACAAAAAATGGTTATGTTGGAACAAAGCCGCAATGTAAACGCTGTAATAAACATCATCATGGGTTGTGCACTGCTAAGTGCGGAAGGTGTAAGAGGATTGGTCACTCGACCGAGAATTGTAGAGTTACTCTGCCTGCTACAAATACAACTCCAACCGTTCCTACTTGTTTCGGTTGTGGGGAAAAGGGGCATTACAGGAACAACTGCCCTAAGAATAAGACTGCAACAACTGATACTGCTAAGGGAAGAGCTTTCGTCATGACCGTTGAAGAAGCTTGGAACGATGATGACGTCATCACTGGTACGTTTCTTGTCAACAACTACTATGCTTctgttttattcgatactggtgctaaTAGAAGCTATGTGTCTATTGAATTCTGTACCTTATTTGACGAGAAACCTCAAACCTTAGACACTAAGTGTCTTGTAGAAATGGCCAACGGGAAATTTGTAAAAGTTGACCGAATCTACAAGGAATGTAATCTGACTCTAGCCAATAAAACCTTCAAGGTTGACTTAATGCCTgttgaactaggaagctttgatgtagtcttagggatggattggttatccccAATGAAAGTGGGTATCCAATGTTTTGATACGACAATTAATATTCCTCTCGAAACTGGTGAAATTCTTGTCATCCAAGGAGACAAGGGTGGTTCCAAACTTAATCTTATCTCATGCATCAAAACCCGAAAGTACCTTATGAAAGGATGTCAAGCCATTTTGGCTCACATAAAAGAAGTCAAGCCAGATGAACGGCGTATTGAAGACGTTCCCGTTGTTAAAgactttcctgaagtttttcctgatGAACTCCTTGGTCTTCCACcacaaagacaa ACTGTTCAGTTTTTGGGACATGTAGTTGACAGCAATGGGATACATGTTGACCCTGCAAAGATCacggctattcagaactgggaaacACCTAAGAACGCGAAAcacattc AGTCCAACAACACAAACTCTCCATCTCAACAACTAAATTCTCCATTGCACATTAATCCTTCCGCCACAGCTCAAACAAATCCATCTCCTCTTATTCCTCCAACTCGTTCTATGACTACTAGGAGCATGTCAGGTATATTTAAACCGAAAATTCCTCTCAATCTTTCTACCTCTACATTTATATCGCCTCTACCTTCTAATCCCAAACAAGCCCTGGACGACCCTAATTGGTACTCTGCTATGACCGACGAATACCGGGCACTTATTGATAATAAAACATGGATCCTTGTGCCCCGAAAGCCTAATATGAATGTTataatgtaa